TTTTGCACAGagcacacaagcacacactcAGAGGCTGCGCTGCAGAGGGCGACGGGGGTAGGCACTACCACACGTGAGTACCAGGCAGGTGGAGGAGCATCTGATGCGGTCAGAGGCTTAGTCTGAGGGGGGCGGCCCCAGAGTTGAAGGAAATCAGACCTTACACATTCATACGTATACGAAATTTTTTTGAACAAAACTTCTATTTTTTTCAAACAAAAGTAGTAATCTTTTTTTATATTTCTTTACCAAACCGTAAATAAGCAGAATGGCTATTCTAAGCGATGTTCATATAGACGCACTACTGTACAACATATTGCCCTGCCCAAGGCCAAGGTGCCAGTCAACGAGGTGACAAACGAAACGGACGAATTATACTCACTATCGTTGCTCAGGACTACGTCACCAAATGCCGATACACTCTGGCAATTGGCTGCTGAACACCTGAAAATGAAATTTCGGGTATTCCCTAGGAAACTAAAAGTATCTGCCTATCCTGCATGTCGAACATATAATTATATGCTCCCTTACGATAGTTGCCTTTTAAAATGAAAGAAAGCAGGGAGAAGCCAGGGCCTTACCATTTTTATAATATGCCTTGCCTTGCACACAGCAATAGATGCCGTCACCCTTACAAATCAATTGGTTAGAGGGAGATGACTACAGTAAGCCATGGATCACATGTGAGTTTTTAGTGAGTATGTGTAATTAGACAGCTGGCAAAAGGCATAAGCGGGACatcaggtttttttttttcagtcCAGTTGGCATCTGAGAGAAATTGGCGAAGCTTTTTGGTCCAGAAAATAAGGTACTTATCTATAATTGAAATTTGCAAACAGTTCTgatatttattatataaatCTAGTTAGTTAGCAAAGGAAATAATAGAATCCCTTACAATGGACAATTCTGATGACATGAAaaaagcagcagctgcaactaACGAATCTGTCGAAAAGGTAGATGCCGTCGGCGAAATGGAAAAATCTACTGGAATTCCAGAGTCGGCTGGATTTTCAGAATCTGGTGTCAAAGTGGATGATTTTATATTGGATTATGTACAGCTATACACCGTATTGCCGGGCTTTCCCCGCTGGATCACCAGAACCCGTGATGCTCTGCCGATGGCGTTCTGGGATCTTCATAAATACTTGGACCGTTTAGTGGAGGCTTACATATCATACGACACCATTCTACGCGGCTATCTGGTGTCATTGAACGGCAATCTTGACCTTGTGTTAAGCAATTGCTATGAGGATTACTACTACTATAAGTCTCAGTATTACGTGGGCGTCGTGCACCTCGAGGGCAAGCACCTTAAATTCATTAGAGAGATCGACTAATGTCGTGTGCCTGATGATATCAATATGAAACTAATTAAAGAGAATAACCTTTAGACCGCACttattttctttttcgtttcttttcGTTTCTTTTCGTTTCTTTTTCGTCTTCTCATTCTATGTGCTTTGTTGGTATTCTTGTTCTGCTTTTGcggacacacgcacacacacagagcaaAACAAGCGTGTCTCGTGGTGTTGCAGCCCTGGACTAGAGCGAGATAACCATAGTGTCTCTCTGCATGCGTGTAAGAGTATTGGTGGAACGACGAGACGGCAAGGCATGACATATTCAAGCACACAGTCCAAAGGCAGCGACGCATCACGGCGATTAGAGGAAGATGACACAATGTTGTTCCACATATCGTAGAACAAACGATGTAAATATTTGCTATAAACCCAAAATAtcacccatacccataccttTCGCATACTATTTATAAGTCTGCGGAAAATGTGGGGGCTACGCCTCTGTCAACCGTTTAAACACGAGGGCACACAAACATTTCAATTGTCAACAATGTGCTCAAATGTGAATGCATCAGCAGCCACTGAAACCACCCACCCCCGCTCCACTTTCCCCGCTGGGATGGATGGGAAGGTGGGGCACGGTTAAGACTCGCTTCATGCGAGCATTTTATGTGTGCTTTGTGCATAAAACGCGAATCCCGAAATTGATTTCGCTTCGATTTAAATAGACATGACTCCCCGCTGATTCTATGGGGAGACCTCTGGGTGGGTGGGTCTCTTATGGGTCTTCCCACGCGACGACGCGACGTCAAGAGCCGCGCACACGAGGCGCACACAGGCGGGCGGGCAATCCTCCATCCATTCGACAATTGTATGGCAAGTAAAAGTAAAAGTGTGCATGAAACGACAGGCAGGCAGTCAGGCAGTCAGGCAGCAAGGGCCGAATAAATAAGCCAAATAAACAGGCAGACTGGGGTTAAGGCTAAGAGGTGTCTAAGAAGGCGGAACGGCGAATGTCTCACGGAGCTCATTTAACGGCGAGGCCCCCAGGCGATATTTATGTGCTCCGTCGTCAAGTTCTTTATTCTGTTTTTCACCTTCCAGGAACCCCCGTCTCCACCCCTATGCCCTGTTCCACGGCCTCTGTGCGTGTGTAAAATAATGAgtcataaaattaaatttcattCCCAACGCGATCAGGGGCTTAAGTTCGATTTGGCTTTAACAGCAAGTCCCCAGAGAAAGTCTTGGGGAGAAAGATCTCTCGACCCACCACCATCCACTCCCTGTTCGATTTGATTCCAAATGCAGCCCTGTGCCCCGTGCCAGGCCCAAAAGCACATTGATTATAGAAgggagcaggggcaggagcaggcaAATAAACACATCAACCTATTGACACGCACCCAGCTCCCCCAAGAAGCCCCTACTCCTTTCGAGGTGCGGGTCCTTCTTCGGTTTCGGTCCTTCCCCGTTCCCCGTTCCCCGTTCCACCTCCGCCACTGCCTTTGTCTTTGCTCATATTTCGAGGTGTGACAAAATGAATATGTTAACTGCTCCAGCAAACGCATAACAACCCCACAGAGCCGGCCCCCCGTCACCCTTCGCccatccccattcccattcccgtCCCCATCCAaccgtctcgtctcgtctcgtctctgctctgctcctttGTGCGTGTTGACATTGGGGTGTTGTGGGGATGAGGTGTTTAGTAGGCCTTAAACTTTTGGCGTTTTTAATGAGCCGCCACACAAAACGCAAAACACAAAACACGGAGCGAGCACAACAACGGCAGCAgaaggaaaagaaaaagaaaaatttcGCCTGCCAAAGAAATGCTCAAAGCGACATTTGACATGCAACTTGGGGGAAGGTGCAAACCCGTGAAACGAGAGCTAGAGATGAACGTTCCAGGGGAGTCGCAACCACGAACTCAAAAGGAGATGCCTAAGATTAAAGAAATAAGAAAGGGTTTTTAGGGGATTGAGTAGTAGCAAAGACTCTTTAGTTCTCTTCCAGGCTATCGTTCGTCTCTGACCGCAGACCGCTGCCTGCCTACTCGGGGCTCGTCGTTTTTGGTTACGAACGACGTAGATCGAGAGTCGAGAGCCTTCTAAGTCGCAAGATTGCAGAGACAACTGCATACATTGCTTGGGCATGATTAAGGCATATGACAAATTACATGTTTAAATCAATTATTTTCATATTATTGACACATCTGTtggcataaatatttaaatctaTGTGTAAATATACAAATGTCACGGACTATTTTTCTTGGTGTAGTAGCAGTTCTGTCTACTTGACTGtgactctctcgctctctagCAATCACGACGTGTCGTGATCACGGTGCCAGCATTACTCGTTTGGGAGGCACTCCATCGTCGTGCAACATTTTGAGGCTTTTTCTCTGCCATTGACAGTGTCAATTTACATATGACTGAAGGATGAGTTtccttacacacacacacgcacacacatacacacacacacacactagaACATCTCCTGGCAAAGGTCATAATCAAATTTTATGGCAAACACTTGAACCCCCGAACGGGGGGTGGAGTATGGATCGTGGCATGGATTGAAGTGAGACAACGATTCCAAGTGACTTTGCGGCATCGAAATCGAAGCCATCGATTGCCAATTGCATAAAAGCCAATTTGCCATTTTGCTGCAAAATAGCTGCAAGTGGCAATTTATTAACACATTCAACACAAGGACAAGGACTCTCCTCCTGCACCCACGTGCAGCACGCAGCACGCACGCACCCGTACATGAGGGATTGATTTTTGCAACAGTTGCAAGATGGAAACGGGGTTCGATCGaaacaatttcatttggcATCTGAGAGAGACCGAACCACAGGAATACCCATATCCATACCGATGCCGTAGCGAAGCAGTGAGAGACAGCCGGTGGGCAGGTGGCATGGAGCATGGAGCATGGAGCATTGAGCATGCGGCTTCTGGCAGGTGCCAGGTGGCAAGTACCCCGTCTACGATTATTATAAACGCTTGCCTGCCGAGCACAAAATGAGCTATGCAACTCAGACGTGCTACTTAGGGAATAGAGTGGTTCTGGTTCCCGGTTCCTGGTTCTGGTCTTTGGGAACCTGCTCTTACTCCACTCCCCACCCCGTCCCAGGCACAGAGAGCGGGGGCAGCACCAGGGGCATGgacagagacagcgacagcgacagcgacagcgactgaGACCTgggccatcgccatcgccatcgccatcgtctATATGAAATAAGCAAAACTAATATTTCAGCACCATAAATCATAAAAAGAAATAGAAATTGCTGCAGCCAGAGACTCCTCTTTTGCTCCTCCTGGTGGCTCCTGAATGGTGGCAGAGTTTGGGTCGTGGGGGTCAGGGGTCAGTGGTGGCAAGCATGTGAATATTTCGCAAAAGTTGGGAAGGTCGCTGCCCTGCTAAGACCCCACTTTGTGAGGTGAAAGAGGTGTCCGTAGTGCACAGTGGGACAGATGACGATAAAGCTTAGCAAAAAAATGGGCAAAGGCATTCAAGGATCCAATGGATCAACCCAATAGGTTCTTGGCGATATAGATGGGGAATTCAATCCATTCCAGCCATGGCTTGCCCACTGTATTGTGCAGGAACCGATATTCGTTTCCTTACTCTGGCTCTAGAGTCTTGCCCCACGGCGTGGCAGGCGTGTGGGTGGTGCTCGGGTCACCTGTTCATTGTCATAAGTGCAGTTTACATTCAATCTAAACACTCACCGCCTGCCCCCTTGGCTGTGGGGTGTCGGTGTCGGTTAAGGAGCCAGGAACCAGGAaccagcgagagagagggagagagagagagatgccCAATCGATTTCTATCTGGCAGCGCATAAATCGTTTTGCCACATGCCCCTTAGGTTGCCTTTAACCCTGGGCGCTTCAACTGTATCGAAACGACTGCATCGAACATGTGCATAAATCGTAGGACAATCCATAAATGCATAGAGGggcaagcagcagcaaatgGGCAAGGCTATGGGAAATTGTATTTGCGGTACAGAGCTGGGAAAACTATACAAAACAACAGACAATCGAATCGCATCGAATCGAATAGAATGATATTGAATAAAAATCGAATAACTAAACGCCTCAAATGAATAATACGAGTGCCTACCATACCTGACCTTTCCGCATCCATCCGGTAGCGTGTCCGATGCTATGTCCTTGAGCATTTCAGATGTGGGGGTAATGTCCCTATCCCTTTCACAGCATTAAGGGCAGCTTACGCCCCTGATTAGCAGGGAACGTGACCGATACGACATGCATAAGTATAAATTCCCAGCCCCCAAAGGCAATGACTTCTGACCGGGGACCGGGGACCGGGGACCAGGGACCAGGGCCCCGCCTTCTACTCCTCTGACACGGCCTTATTTACTGCTGCCAGACCCCCGACCCCCAGCCCCCATGTAGGCATGCAGTCGTAACCCCAAATCGAAATCGAGAGCAAAAGGCGAGTCCGAATGTCCGAGCATCCGCGAGTATCCGTGAGTACGAGTTTGAGTCCCAGTTCacgtggcagcagcagcggcattCCAGATTTGCATATTTTGATGATACATGGCTCTCTCGCTTCGATGACGGCTGATGTTACAGCGCAGAGTACGCAGTACGGAGTACGGAGTACGGAGTACAGAGTATGGGTTCATGGGCCATGGGGCACCATCTGAATTTATGCAAAAATCGTAACCCCAAAAAACGCGCGAAAATTCAAAACGCGTGGTTTTTGGTCTGCATATTTTAATTTCCTCTTTTGTTTTGGGGGGTTTTGTCTGCCGGCCCTGTCCCTGTGCCAGTAGTCCTTGCATCCTGCTGCACCTACAGCTGCTGGCCGTTAACATCCGGCTTCCGAAGCCACCTTCCAGAGTCCGACCAGAGAGAGTCCCtgttcgattcgattcgattcgattcgtttcgtttcggggCTTGGGGCTTGGGGCCTTGTCGCACGCTTGTCCGGCCGATCGGTTTGTTGATTCGTTTCCCAGTTTGCAGTTTTCATATTTCCAATTTGCTGGCCACGCTTCTGACAGCCGACAGGGGAGCTGCATCGAAGCAGGCCCTGCCACATGCGGGTACATGCGTTTTGTGGCAGACGAGCGAAGGTCCCCTCAAATAAACCAGTTTCGGAATGTGGCCCACACGCCCAGTCTGGGAAGATCTGCCTGGATCTCTTGTGGAAGTGTGATCCCAGTGATAGAGGGTATCCATGGGTGTGACTTTTCCCCCGTCATCCATTTTCCGTTTTCCGCTTTCCGTTTGCTTTTCCTGTGTGTTCGATTTGATTCTGTGGCGCTTTTTAGTATCGAAATTGAAAATGCAGTCGGCCGGCCACGTTTCGTTTGTGCTTGTTTGTTTTTCGGGGGTTTTTCTTCAGGTTTGGTGGAGAGGGGGTTTGGGGGCTGGTTtccttttttggttttgcaTGTGTAATCCGATTGCGGCGGAGGAGAAGTGAAACGTCTGCGAACGTCATCATCAGGCGGTGCtctggttctggctctggctctgactctggcccTGGCTGCTGCCTCTTTGTGTTTGCCCATGAAATTGAAAACGGCAGCAGT
The Drosophila miranda strain MSH22 chromosome XL, D.miranda_PacBio2.1, whole genome shotgun sequence genome window above contains:
- the LOC108165154 gene encoding uncharacterized protein LOC108165154, with the protein product MDNSDDMKKAAAATNESVEKVDAVGEMEKSTGIPESAGFSESGVKVDDFILDYVQLYTVLPGFPRWITRTRDALPMAFWDLHKYLDRLVEAYISYDTILRGYLVSLNGNLDLVLSNCYEDYYYYKSQYYVGVVHLEGKHLKFIREID